Below is a genomic region from Eulemur rufifrons isolate Redbay chromosome 24, OSU_ERuf_1, whole genome shotgun sequence.
tctgttctattttattttattattttcttgttcatttattaaaaattgctGATGCCCATCCAGTACACGAAAATCAACTAATTTTCACAGcctgttctaaaaaaaaaacaacaaacaaaaacaaacccaaacccaaaaccCCTCGCTCCATCTTACCACCCAGTTTCCTCCCTTTATTTCGGGCTTGGCAGCGGGTAATCACGACAGTAGCTGACCATTTAGTGCACATTTAACTCACGGAATCTCACATTTATCTTAACCGTGGATGCTATCAACACCCTCATTTCTCAGCTGAGGACAACAAGGcacaggttaagtaacttgctcggAGTCACACAGCTGAagtgggcagagcagggattCGAACCTAGGCCGTCCGACCCGCGGCCCAGACACGATGCGTTGCACGAATGAAAGGCGGAGAGGGGAGCAGGTGAATGGCGGGGCAGCAGTGCTGGGGCCTACTCACCTCCACCAGCTGATGCCAGTGCTCCACGGGCTTGCGCGGGTTGGCCAGCATCTCGGCCCAGTGCTCGCGGCCGTGGGGGTCGGCGGCGTCGGGGCCCACGCGGCACACGCCGATCACCTCGTTGTGTCCGatgctgggggttgggggtggtgagCACCGGGGGGCAGCCGGGCCGCACCCGCATCCCCCCGCCCGGGCCGCGCCCCTCACCAGTCGTAGTCAACCACGGCGATGCTGAGCCCCACGTTCTCCACGCTCTCTGGGGCCACGTCGAACACCAGCGCCTCGTTGTACGTGGGGTTCAGCGTGTTCTTCTTGATGGAGGTTTTCCGCTTCTTCAGACGCCGCCCCTCGCTGATCAGAGAGGCCTTCACGTAGGGGTCTGAGGGCAGAAATAAAGTACTGAACAGCgactccctcagacccaggggtcccggcccccagcccctcctccctcagacccaggggtcccggcccccagcccctcctccctcagacccaggggtccaggtccccaacccctcctccctcagacccaggggtccaggcccccagccccctcctccctcagacccaggggtcccggcccccagcccctcctccctcagacccaggggtccaggtccccaacccctcctccctcagacccaggggtcccggcccccagcccctcctccctcagacccaggggtcccggcccccagcccctcctccctcagacccaggggtccaggtccccaacccctcctccctcagacccaggggttccggcccccagcccctcctccctcagacccaggggtccagacccccagccccctcctccctcagacccaggggtccagacccccagccccctcctccctcagacccaggggtccgggctcccagcccctcctccctcagacccaggggtccgggcccccagcccctcctccctcagacccaggggtccagacccccagcccctcctccctcagacccaggggtctgggcccccagcccctcctccctcagacccaggggtccgggcccccagcccctcctccctcagacccaggggtccagacccccagcccctccctccccagacccaggggtccgggcccccagcccctcctccctcagacccaggggtccaggcccccagccccctcctccctcagacccagggatCTGGATTCCCAGCCCCCTggtccctcagacccaggggtccaggcccccagcgccctcctccctcagacccagggtcCAGGCCCCCAGCACCCTGGTCCCTCAGACCCCACTGCCAACCCAGGCCCTCACCCGAGAAGCCGGTGAGGTCCATCGCTTTGAGGTTAGAGGCTTTGATGATGGTCACGGTGAGGCGCCCGGCCGTGGGGAGGTAGCAGAGTGAGAAATTGAGTTCCCCAAGATCTGCCTTTTCCTGCAGTTGGGAAAGGGGTTCAGGGATATCTCGCCTCAGTGTCTACCcatctcttgctgattttctctcccttcccgAGCCTCCAGCTCTCCTCCCTGACATCCAGGGCTCAGGTTTCCGATCCACTTAACAATCTGACTCCGGGCCAAGGCCTGGTGACTCCCCTGGCCACAGCTGCCCACGACCGACCGTCAAAGCCTATTTTGTTCTGCAGGGAAGATTGGAAGAGGCAtgagtgaggggagagagagagggagggagagagaacacgGTGgaaacagacagagacagaggccaAAACACTGAGATATGCAGTGGGCAAGACAGACCCCCAGAGTTCTTAAGGAAGAGTGACAGAGACccggggtgggggacagagacccagagagagggaggacagagacccagaggccccggggcggggtggggggagacagagacccagagagatggggacagagacccagagagatggggacagagaTCAGAGAGATGGGAGGACACAGACTTGGGGGTGAGTAAAAGACCCAGAGAGGGTGACAGACCCAGAACGAGAGTGCAGGGGCACAGACAGAGGGGGACAAAGACTGAGAAGGAACACACGAGGAGTCAGCCTGAGAGAGCAGGGGATACACCAAGACCCAGAATGAGGTTTCCAGGGAGACGGATCCCGCCCGACACACACAGATAGATTTGGAGCCGTGACCTCTCCTGCCCAGCCCTGTGGCCTCCAACCAGGTCCTTGGACACCCCGCTCACTCCCCTCAGGCCTTCGCCCAGGCTGttccctccccatctccaggCTCCTCCTTGGCCTTCAGATCTGGGCTTCCTGTCACCTCATCCCCCAAGCTCCTCCATGCCCTGAGCAGATGCCCCTCCAGTTTCCCCTGACACCAACTGTGTGACAGCCTAGACCTGGAGCTCCTGAGGACTGTCTGGGATCCGTAGGTCCTGATCCTGAAAACACAGTGtttgaaggaaggaatgaatgaatgaggaaggCCACAAGTGATGAAGATggggagagaaaatgagaagagacaGGCACAAGAAGGAGGCCAAGATGGACGTAGGGAGAGGGTCTTCGCGTGGGGCTGCCACGGCTGGCGGTGACCAGGAGCAGGGCTTGGAAGGACAGACAGGGGCCCTGGGTGCAGGGATCCTAGAACTAGGCACTTAGATCgcagaggctggacttggggGTGGCCACCAGGCGGGCAGGGCTTGGCCCCTCCTCATGTAAGGACAGCCTCTCCCACACGGTCCCCCGACATTGGCAGAGAACTGGAATGCTGGGTAAGCCACAGGCTGGAGCTGGGGGTCTGAGGTTTGGGGGTGGAAGGGCTCAGGACACCCAGCAAGGACCtaggagtggggctgggggagggacagAGCATACAGAAGAGGGAGGTGCCAGAGGGCAGGGTCGTCAGGAATGAGGAAGTGGGTATTGGGGGGTCAGCGCTGTGGGCCCTACAATCTGGATGCCGGCAGAATTGTGGGGTGTCAGGATATTGGGGGTCCCAATGTCTGAGGCCTGAGAGATCACACCACCAGGATTCAGGGGGGCCATGGAGAAGCAGAGGGTCAGAATGTGACAGAACTGGAGTTCAGAGATGGGAGAGGGACCGGGGCTTCTGGAAGTCCAGACACTGGAGTCGGGAGGTTAGACAGAGAAGGAAGCTGGAAAAACAAAAGCCCAGGAACTCTGGGGTCGGGAAGTCGAAGGGTCAGAAATCTGGGGTCAGAGGGTAGAAGTCATCAGATGGCAAGGGGGTGAGAAGTTGGGATATCTGGGATCCAGGCGCAATGCTAACATTTGACGCACTTGGAGAGGGCAACGGTGCCTGTCATATCATTCTCTATTCAATAGTCCCCAGCACAACACAGTTTACAAGAAAATCTGGGGACAAGAAGTCAGGAGGTTGGGAAGTCTCAGAGAAAGGAGACTGCAAACCGAGGGGTCTCGGGCCATCAGGGAGGGGGCAGTCGGGGGAGAGGTGGGCGGGAGGCAGGGACCACTGACCGAGCCGCCCTCCACGATGTCCCTCCAGAGTGGGCGGTCGGGGGGCTGCTCCGCCAGCTCCAGGAGGTTGTCCAGCACCACCTGGCCGATGAGGTCATGCCGTGAGAAGCGGTCAAAGTCATAGACACTGAAGTGCAGTTTGCGCTGGGCCAGCTCTGCCAGGGGCACCGAGAACTGAAATGTCTCGTTGAAGACAGGGTTCAGGGTCTTCCTGTGCACCTGGCaggagagggtgagagagggagaCCGACACCATGCCCATCAGCCCCTACTCCCAGGACCCAGgagtcccagcccccagcccttcctcccccagACTCAGGGGACCCCAGCTCTTTCATACCCTGGAGTCACAGCCCTGGGCCCCTCCTCCGTGTCACCTCAAGTGTCTGAGattccagcccctcctccctcacaccCAGGGGTCTGggtccccagctcctcctcccttaGACCTGGGAGTCCAGGCCCCCCAGCTCCCTTCTCTGTGGGACCCTGATGTCCAGCCTGCCGACCCAGACCTTGGTCTGAAACTTTTTCTTGCGGTCTGGCAGCAGGTAGATCTTGACGTAGGGGTCTGAGAAGCCATTGGAGTCCTTGGCGGGGAGGTCCAAGGCCTGCAGGATCCGCACCACCAGCTGGTCGGAGCCATAGAGGTACCGCAGGGCAAAGCTGATGCGGCCACAGGGCGCCCCTGCACCCGCCTCTCCGGAGCCTGGGGCCCCGCCTCCCCGCCGGCCACCGGGTCCAGTCCCCTGGTACAGCTCCGGCTTAATCTGCCCGATGAGTTTGGCTTTTTCCTCACCGCCCGGCAGGGGTAAGGGTAGGGCAGGTGGCCGCTCCTCACTGCTTGGGTCCGGTTGGGAGGTCAGAGTCTGCTGGGtgaggggccggggcagggctgggtacctgcaggaggtgggggaggtcAAGGTGGGGTCAGTGCTCCCATCTTTGATTGCATCCAAAGACCGGGGAGATGCCTCCCTGCTTTCTCCTCAACCCCTCCAGCCACAAATCCCCTGCTTTGCTCACTGTGTTACCTTGAGCAAGCCACTTgtgctttctgagcctcagtttccccatttgtatcGGGGGGGAGGTCATCTCCATTTCTAAGCTAGACCCATGGATGTACCAGCTTCCAGAAGCCTCCTCTGGACCTCAAGCTGCTGACCCAGAATAACTTCTCCGTGAACCTCTGGGCCCTACACAGCCCAAGCTTCTTCCAACCCTCTTCTGCCCTTCTCTGAATCTCCCgaccctctctcctttctctccccactgccccacctCAGGCCTTGTCCTCTCCTGCCTGGACTCTTGGCCTCCAGTCTTTCCCGCCACTGCCCCAGAGGGTCCTTCTACACCCAGAGGtgatcctgcccctcccctgctcacaggcctcccatggctccccagtACCCCCTGGACAAAGTCCCACCCCTCAGCCTGATGCTGAGGGCCTCACATGGTCTGGTATCTGCACCCACATCacccaagttttcttttttcaaacttGTTCTCATGCCTTGGTGACCACTGGCTGTTCCCACAGGGCACTATGATCTTCCCCTCTCGCCTTTGCACAGGGTGCTCCCTCCGCTAGGGATGCCCAGGTCACACTCGTGCCTCTATGCCTGGCTAACTCTTCCTCACTCTGCAGGTCTCAGCCGAGACACCTCCACCTCCAGGGAGCCCCCAGCCTGCTCACAGACTAGAATTGGGGCCTCCTGGGGAGCCCCCAACCCGCCCGATGCAGCCTCCCTAGCCTGGCTGCATTGGGACAGCCAAGCTGGGGCCACCTCCCCTGGCCTGTGAGTGACATGAGGGCAGAGTCCGGTGTTTTCCCGTTATCCAGCTCAGGCCTGGCTCATACTCACAATGTTCAGTATACATGTGCAGaatgaggaaaatgaatgaatgaacgccAGGTCCCACTACTAATCCTGGCTTGCAGTGAAAGGGATGAATAGCCTTGTGCCTTAGGACCTTAGGGATTTGAGTGTCCAACCGCCATTCTCCTCCACTTTCCTGACCCTGGAGTCCTGCCCCCAGCTTCCTCCTTACTCTAGATCCAAGAATCCAGGCCTCCAGTTCCCTCCTTTGGGTCTAAGTAGTCTGGGGCCCCCGCCTCCTCTTTCCCCAGGATCCAGAAGTCAATACCCCAATCCTCCTCCAAACCCTAGAACTCAGGCAAGCCATAGATGggaaaaagacacagaggaagagCAGAACTTCAGAGTGGACCCTCAGCCCAGCAGCCTCTCTCACCTGGTGGCGGGTGCCAGGCTTGTGACCTGCTGATGCGACTGGGCACTGGGCAAGCCCCCACCACTGGGGGGCAGCAGGAGCAGCCCAGAGCCTGCCCCGGCCTCAGAGGGCAGCTCAGGGGACGTCTGGCTCGGTTTGACCCCAGTGGCTACTGCAGCTGCGGCCTCTGGATACAAGTCCATGTCCAAGTAGGAGGGTTCGGGGGTGTCAGAGCCGCCCAGGCTGCCTGGCTCCAGCAGCTCGGCAAAGGGTGGATGGTGGGCGgtgtgggcatggtggtgtgggcCGCCCAGAAGAGGATGGCCACCCAGGCCAGCCCCCAGGTGGTGCCCGCCGCCGCCTACCAGGCCTGCTAGCCCGACCCCAGGGCCTAGGTCTTTGCGCAGGGGGCCACCGCCCACTGCCGAGCCTCCCTTGTCCCGCCAGGGCACCCAGCACAACTTCCAGGACACGAAGAGGGAGACACCCAGAAGGACAATGCCACAGAATGTCACGATGACCGACAGCAGGCTCACGGAGATGTCTGGAGAGAGTGAGGACAGAGGTAGGGGTCAGGCTGAGGTCAGAGCATCCTCCCTCTACTGTCCCCAAAGAGCTAACATTTAGTATTTGCCATGCATTGTCCTAAGTACTCTACATGCATTACTTAATCTACACACTGCACGCTCTGCAAGGTATTTCTAtatacccattttaaagatgcgggaactgagacacagagaggttgagtgatttGTATAAGGTTTCACAGGTCATAAATGACAGATCTGAGATTTCAATCCAGCAGTCTGTctccagattttattttcttaattgctaCCCCATGCTGCCTATCTATAAGAGGACACAACCTCTGAGGTAGGACCAAGGTCCTCAAAAATGCTCAGAGATGATCAAGGAAGAGTGGATGCTGCACAGCACAGGCAGGTCAGCATTCAAATCACagcttgctgtgtggccttgggaacaCATCTTAACCACTCTGAACCTTACATTCCCCATTTGCCAAATAGGAACAATCAATCTTGCCCCTTAACATGATTTGAAGATACCATGTGAGTTTGGCAACACAATTATCCCTGTTTTCCATGCAAAAAAATGCTGAAGTCAACAGACACAGTTACCTGCCCAAAGTCCCACAGCTGAAGTCAGGATTTGAGCCTAGGAAGaagcctggctccaaagcccatggTCTTTACCATGACGCTATCACACCTCAAAACTTCCCAATTAATGGTAGTTCAAACAtgaatttttattagaataataaATCCTGTTGTTGCCACCACCCAGTGCATCCAACAACACGACCACCATAGCTAACACATTCTGAATCCCAAATATGTGCTGATATGCCTTAGAGAAAGCCAAGTACAGCCCAGTTCTTACAACCAAAGGTTTCTGGTTCATTCAGTAATTGGTACCAGGAGTGGGGTTTTTCAGCACTCACCTTCaaggaaaggagaaattttttttggAACTGACTCCTGGGTGTCAGAAAAGTAGAAGACAGGGGAAATCTCTGCTCTATACAGACAGTGGATTATGGTGGGGAAGCAGGTAGCTAAGCCATTGCTATGGCAATGACAGCTGAATGGAATGGCTGTGCCTTGTCACATTAGGGGACACACAGCAGGAAAGGGATGCCTTCTGGCCCTGGGCTGCCCAGTGAAGCTACAGCAATGCATGACATTAATCCTTATGACACTGTGTAATCTATGGATGACTTatcctattttataggtgagaaaactgaaactgtGCGAGAGAGAAAGTGACCCTGCAGGGTCATGTATGAGGCACTGGCAAAAGTACCCTGAGTTTCCTACTGCCCCCTCCTCAGGGTGTTTCTTTTTATGTGACCGACACCTGCTGAGAGTTCTGGAGGTGTGTTAGAAGGCAGAGGTAAGGACTTTACCAGCTCCCTGAACATGGGAGGAATTGAGAAAAGGGGGTTGCTTGGGAGAAAAATTAGACATATGCTGTCCCCCACTGCCAGCGTGACTCATACCCTGTCCAGGTCAAAACATCAATCCTCCAGCGTAGACTGGGGAGAGGTCTGGGCTTGAAGAGGTGTTATAGTTGAGCAGCAAAAGGTTCACCTTGTCCAAAGGAAGGTCTGGTCCTTGATCACCTCCTGGGAGGGAACCTCTAAGCCCTTAGAATGTTCTGCCTGATAAGGGTGTTTTTGTTTACCTGGGGCCTTGGACCATGCTGGATAGTCGATGCTAAAACTAACATTGTGATTTATGCTGGCGGCCTTCGGCATCAGCTCGATTTCCAGAGGGGCTGGAGACTACAGTCAGCTACCTGGGCAATCAGCCCTGTCTACGCGACTCACCCCCCAATAAAAACCTCGGACACCAAGGCTCAGGTGAGCTTCCTAGGTTGGCAATCCCCTGTTCGTGCTGTCACACATCATTGCTGGGAAAATCAAGCACTGTCCGTGTAACTCCACTGGGAGACGACAACTGAAAGCGTGTGCCTGGTCTCTCCTGGACTCTGCCCCATGTGCCTCTTTCCTGTGCTGATTTTAGCCTGGCTCCTGTAATAAACCGTAACCACGGTCCACAGCTTTGCTGAGCTCTGGGAGTCCTTCTAGCAAATCACTGAACCTCAGAGTGGTCTTGGGGACGCTCAAACTACAGTTCTGTTGTAGACTATCCAGTGTCAAACTCTGGTTCTGC
It encodes:
- the SYT3 gene encoding synaptotagmin-3 encodes the protein MSGDYEDDLCRRALILVSDLCARVRDADTNDRCQEFNDLRIRGYPRGPDADISVSLLSVIVTFCGIVLLGVSLFVSWKLCWVPWRDKGGSAVGGGPLRKDLGPGVGLAGLVGGGGHHLGAGLGGHPLLGGPHHHAHTAHHPPFAELLEPGSLGGSDTPEPSYLDMDLYPEAAAAVATGVKPSQTSPELPSEAGAGSGLLLLPPSGGGLPSAQSHQQVTSLAPATRYPALPRPLTQQTLTSQPDPSSEERPPALPLPLPGGEEKAKLIGQIKPELYQGTGPGGRRGGGAPGSGEAGAGAPCGRISFALRYLYGSDQLVVRILQALDLPAKDSNGFSDPYVKIYLLPDRKKKFQTKVHRKTLNPVFNETFQFSVPLAELAQRKLHFSVYDFDRFSRHDLIGQVVLDNLLELAEQPPDRPLWRDIVEGGSEKADLGELNFSLCYLPTAGRLTVTIIKASNLKAMDLTGFSDPYVKASLISEGRRLKKRKTSIKKNTLNPTYNEALVFDVAPESVENVGLSIAVVDYDCIGHNEVIGVCRVGPDAADPHGREHWAEMLANPRKPVEHWHQLVEEKTLTSFTKGSKGLSEKENSE